A window of the Emys orbicularis isolate rEmyOrb1 chromosome 1, rEmyOrb1.hap1, whole genome shotgun sequence genome harbors these coding sequences:
- the SLITRK6 gene encoding SLIT and NTRK-like protein 6: MKLWIFMLCSVVVASDLLQSQTSLSSARGSCENLCSCEEKDDILIINCEERGIKMLSQINVPPSQPFHLNLLNNGLTTLHMNDFAGLINAISLHVGFNNIADIEPGAFNGLSLLKQLHINHNSLEILKEDTFQGLENLEFLQADNNFITVIEASAFSKLNRLKVLILNDNAIEFLPPNIFRFVPLTHLDLRGNQLQTLPYVGFLEHIGRILDLQLEDNKWACNCDLLQLKIWLENMPPQSIIGDVVCNSPPVIKGSILRRLKKELLCPTHPINELEDPSGSLPLVVTTSISDSHLPAKVIPVLKAPTKEPGLVLHATKPATQLPGIYCPVPCHCTSHILSGVLIHCQDRNIESLSDLGPPPPNPRKLILAGNIIQTLLKSDLVDYASLEMLHLGNNRIEILEEGSFMNLMRLQKLYLNGNHLTKLSQSLFLGLQHLEYLYLEYNAIKEVLPGTFNMMPKLKVLYLNNNLLQTLPPHVFSGVPLARLNLKTNQFTHLPVSTVLDELDLLVQIELEDNPWDCTCDSVGLQQWIQKLNKNIMMGDIFCKSPGHLAKKELKSLNSEVLCPGLINSPALPTHASFIVVTTSSTTTNTADTILRSLTDAVPLSVLILGLLIVFITIVFCAAGIVVLVLHRRRRHKKKQADEHMRDSSPVHLQYSMYGHKTTHHTTERPAPTLYEQRMISPMVQVYRSPSFSPKQTEQQEEGNEKDMNDSRHVRRNLLERENNSPLTGSNVKYKCTDQSSEFLTFQDASSLYRNILEKERELQQLGITEYLRKNIVQLQPDMEVHYPGTHEELKLMETLMYSRPRKVLLEQTKNEYFELKANLHAEPDYLEVLEQQT, translated from the coding sequence ATGAAGCTCTGGATTTTTATGTTATGTTCAGTTGTGGTTGCCTCGGATTTACTACAATCTCAGACTTCTTTGTCTTCAGCGAGAGGATCTTGTGAAAATCTGTGTTCTTGTGAAGAAAAGGATGATATCTTGATTATAAACTGTGAAGAAAGAGGTATCAAAATGTTATCACAAATAAATGTCCCACCATCACAGCCTTTCCATCTTAACCTGCTGAACAATGGCTTGACCACGTTACATATGAATGATTTTGCTGGCCTCATCAATGCTATCTCACTACATGTTGGATTTAATAATATTGCAGATATTGAACCTGGAGCTTTTAATGGTCTCAGTCTTCTTAAGCAACTTCATATCAATCACAATTCATTAGAAATACTTAAAGAGGATACTTTTCAGGGACTTGAAAATCTGGAGTTTCTTCAAGCAGACAACAATTTCATCACCGTGATTGAAGCAAGTGCCTTTAGCAAACTCAACAGACTTAAAGTGCTTATTTTAAATGACAATGCCATTGAGTTTCTCCCTCCTAACATATTTCGCTTTGTGCCGTTGACCCACTTAGATCTTCGTGGAAACCAGTTACAGACACTGCCATATGTTGGCTTTTTAGAGCATATTGGTCGAATACTGGACCTTCAGCTGGAAGACAACAAATGGGCCTGTAATTGTGACTTACTGCAGCTGAAGATATGGCTGGAAAACATGCCTCCCCAGTCTATAATAGGTGATGTTGTGTGCAACAGCCCTCCAGTTATCAAAGGCAGCATCCtaagaagattaaaaaaagaattgctcTGTCCCACTCACCCTATAAATGAACTTGAAGATCCTTCAGGGTCCTTGCCCTTGGTAGTAACCACCTCTATAAGTGATAGCCACCTACCAGCCAAGGTGATCCCTGTCCTGAAAGCTCCTACCAAGGAACCAGGTTTAGTGCTTCATGCCACAAAGCCAGCTACTCAGCTTCCAGGAATATACTGTCCTGTACCCTGTCACTGCACCAGCCATATCCTGTCAGGAGTTCTAATTCACTGCCAGGATCGAAATATCGAAAGCTTGTCTGATTTAGGTCCCCCTCCTCCAAACCCTAGAAAGCTTATTCTAGCTGGAAACATTATTCAAACATTGCTGAAATCAGATCTGGTGGACTATGCTAGCCTGGAAATGCTTCACTTGGGAAACAATCGTATTGAAATCCTTGAAGAAGGATCATTTATGAATCTAATGAGATTGCAGAAGCTATATCTAAATGGCAATCATCTTACGAAGTTAAGTCAGAGTCTCTTCCTTGGTCTTCAGCACCTTGAGTATTTGTATCTTGAATACAATGCCATCAAGGAAGTTTTGCCAGGGACATTTAACATGATGCCAAAACTTAAGGTGTTATATTTAAACAACAACCTTCTTCAAACTTTACCACCCCATGTTTTCTCAGGGGTGCCACTAGCCAggctaaaccttaaaacaaaccAGTTTACCCATTTGCCTGTGAGCACTGTCTTGGATGAACTGGATTTGTTGGTACAAATTGAACTTGAGGACAACCCTTGGGACTGTACTTGTGATTCAGTTGGGCTGCAACAGTGGATACAAAAGTTGAATAAGAACATCATGATGGGTGACATTTTCTGTAAATCCCCAGGGCACCTAGCAAAAAAAGAATTGAAATCTCTGAACAGTGAAGTCTTATGCCCAGGACTAATAAatagcccagccctgccaacccatgcTAGCTTTATAGTTGTGACAACTTCTTCTACAACCACCAATACTGCGGACACTATTCTTCGATCACTTACAGATGCTGTCCCACTTTCTGTTTTAATCCTAGGGCTCCTAATTGTGTTTATTACGATTGTATTTTGTGCAGCAGGAATAGTTGTCCTTGTTCTGCATCGGCGGAGACGACACAAAAAGAAACAGGCAGATGAACACATGAGGGACAGTAGCCCAGTTCATCTCCAGTACAGCATGTATGGTCACAAAACAACACACCACACAACTGAGCGTCCAGCACCAACTCTCTATGAGCAACGCATGATCAGTCCCATGGTTCAAGTTTATCGAAGTCCATCCTTCAGCCCCAAACAGACAGAACAACAGGAGGAGGGAAATGAAAAGGATATGAATGACTCCAGACATGTCCGCAGAAATCTTCTGGAAAGAGAGAACAATTCTCCTCTCACAGGTTCAAATGTCAAATACAAATGTACAGACCAATCATCTGAATTTCTGACCTTTCAGGATGCCAGCTCCTTATACAGAAACATTcttgagaaagaaagagaactCCAGCAGCTAGGGATCACTGAGTATCTAAGGAAAAATATTGTCCAGCTCCAGCCTGACATGGAAGTACATTATCCTGGAACACATGAGGAGCTAAAGTTAATGGAGACATTAATGTACTCCAGACCAAGAAAGGTTTTGCTTGAGCAGACTAAAAATGAGTATTTTGAGCTCAAAGCTAACTTACATGCTGAGCCTGACTACCTGGAAGTCCTGGAACAGCAAACATAA